Proteins encoded in a region of the Zea mays cultivar B73 chromosome 2, Zm-B73-REFERENCE-NAM-5.0, whole genome shotgun sequence genome:
- the LOC103649017 gene encoding cytochrome b-c1 complex subunit 7 has product MLSKLSAWFVNPRRNPLARLHRNAVASRLRKYGLRYDDLYDPYHDLDIKEALARLPREVVDARNQRLKRAMDLSMKHQYLPDDVQAIQTPFRSYLFDMLALVKKESAEREALGALPLYQRTIP; this is encoded by the exons ATGCTCTCCAAGCTGTCGGCGTGGTTCGTGAACCCGCGGAGGAATCCGCTCGCGCGTCTCCACCGGAACGCCGTCGCCTCCCGCCTCCGCAAATACG GGCTCAGGTATGACGACCTCTACGACCCGTACCACGACCTAGACATCAAGGAGGCGCTGGCGCGGCTGCCGCGGGAGGTGGTGGACGCCCGTAACCAGCGCCTCAAGCGGGCCATGGACCTCTCCATGAAGCACCAGTACCTACCCGACGACGTCCAG GCTATACAGACGCCATTCAGGAGCTACCTTTTTGACATGCTTGCTCTT GTGAAAAAGGAGAGCGCAGAGCGTGAAGCATTGGGAGCGCTTCCACTCTACCAGAGAACCATCCCATAA